From the Chloroflexota bacterium genome, the window TGCAAAATCTGCGCGAGGCAATTCAACTTCATCTGGAAGGCGAAGACTTGAGTGAATTAGGATTGGCGCCTAATCTACCTTTGCTGATTACCTTCGAGATGGAGCCAGTGTATGCCTAATCTGCGGCGCCTGTCGGGAGAACAAGTTGCGACGGATGATCGCGACCGGCGAAAAACAAACACTGACGATTCCGCGTCATCGGGAACTTGCTACGGGTACATTGCGGGCGATCCTGCGTCAAGCGAGTCGTTACGTTTCGAGTGATGAGTTGCGTCCACATTTCTACGCGGATTGAACATTAGACCCGAAGGGTTTCCAAAAACCTTCGGGTTTTTGTTACGTTTGACCAAATCGCCAATCTCCGCTAAAATAGCGCACTGTGTTCGATAACCTAACCGAGAAACTCAACGCCGTTTTCAAAAAACTGAGCGGCAAGGGAAAACTATCTGAAGCGGACGTGGACGCCGCGTTGCGCGAAGTGCGTCTCGCGTTGCTCGAAGCGGATGTCAATTTCAAAGTCGTCAAAGACTTTTTGACACGCGTGCGCGAACGCGCGGTCGGCGTCGAGGTGATGCAATCACTTTCGCCCGCGCAGATGGTCGTCAAGATTGTCAACGAAGAACTCGTCAAGACGCTCGGCGAACCGGCAAAGATTGACCTATCGGGTCAGCCGCCGCACGTGGTCATGCTCATCGGTTTGCAAGGCGCTGGCAAGACGACGATGGCGGCGAAGCTCGCGTTGCATTTGCGAAAGCATCAGCAAAAACCGCTCCTCGTCGCAGCAGACACGCGACGCCCCGCCGCGATTCAGCAACTGCAAACGCTCGGCAAACAATTAGATATTCCCGTACATGCGGAACCGAATACGGTTCCACCTCCGATGATCTGCGCGAACGCGGTCAAGCACGCGAACGATGGCGCGTACAGCGTCGTCCTGCTCGACACCGCGGGGCGCTTGCACATTGACGACGAGTTGATGCACGAACTCGAAGAGGTCAAAAACAAGACCAAGCCGCAAGAAGTGTTGCTTGTGGTGGATGCGATGACCGGACAGGAAGCAGTGCGCGTCGCAGATGAATTCAACAAGCGCGTCGGGTTGACCGGGTTAATCCTCACCAAGGTTGACGGCGATGCGCGCGGCGGTGCGGCGCTTTCGGTTCGTTCGGTCACGGGCGTGCCGATCAAGTACCTGGGCGTCGGCGAAAAGACTGACGCGCTCGAACAGTTCTTTCCTGATCGGCTCGCATCGCGGATTCTCGGTATGGGCGACGTCCTCACGCTCATCGAAAAAGCGCAAGAGAATCTCGATCAAGATCAAGCGCGTCAGGCGGCGGAGAAATTACTCAAGGCGGAATTCAACTTTGAGGATTTCTTGTCGCAACTTCAGCAGATCAAAAAAATGGGACCGATCTCGCAATTGCTGGGAATGGTTCCTGGGTTGAACCAGGTCACGAAGGACTTGCCCGCCGAAGTGACCGACACGCAGATGAAGCGCATCGAAGCGATCATCAACTCGATGACGCGCCAAGAGCGCCAACACCCCGACATCTTGAACGGCTCGCGGCGCAAACGCATCGCGACGGGCAGTGGCACGTCCGTGCAAGAAGTCAATCAGTTAATGAGTCAATTCAAACAAATGCAGCGCATGATGCAACAACTCAAGAGTGGCAAAACGCGCGGCATGTTCCCGGGATTTCCGGGTCTAGGAATCTAACTACACTCTCTCGGGTTCCCTTATTTCCCTTATTTCCTTCATTTCCTTTCGTAGGGAATGGAGGGAAATAAGGGAACTAAAGGAACTTGGGGAATTGAAGGAGAACCATGTCCGTCAAAATTCGTCTTTCGCGCTATGGCGCGAAGAAACAGCCGACCTACCGCGTGGTCATCGCCGAAGAGCGCAGCAAGCGCGATGGTCGCATTGTCGAAAGCATCGGTCATTACGACCCGCGTTCGCAGCCGCCGACGATTCAGTTGAACGAAGCACGCGCCAAGTACTGGCTCGGCGTGGGCGCGCGCCCCACCGACGCGGTGGGCGTGTTGCTCAAGCATGCGAACATTAGCGACAAGTACGTCAAGACGCGCACCGCACGCAAACCGCGCGCCGCCGTAAAAGCCGAAGCCAAGAGTTAGTGCAATAGTGCAATAGTTCAGTAGTGCGATAGTTGATTCTCAGAGCACCCACTATCGCACTAACGTACTAACGCACTATCGCACTATTCAACTAAACTATGAACCTTCAAGTACTCGTCGCGTTCATCGCGAAAACGCTCGTCGAGCATCCGGACCAAGTGGATGTGCGGATGAACGAAAAAAACGGTTCGATCGCTTTAGAACTCTATGTCGCGCAAGGCGATATGGGACGCGTGATCGGCAAGAGTGGACGCATTGCGAACGCGATGCGCACGCTCGTGCGCGTTGCCGCCGCGCGCGAGGGCAAGCGGGTGATGCTCGATGTCATCACGCGCGCCGGCGAAGCATGACCGACGCGCCGCTTTTGCTCACCATCGGTCGCGTGCTCAAACCGTGGAGCTATCGCGGCGAATTGAAAATTGAAGTGCTATCCGATTTTCCGGATCGTTTCGCGTCGCTCCGCGAGGTTTTCCTCGGGGACGACGCGAAATCTTTTCAGGTCGAGCGCGCGCATCAGCACGGCAAGTTTATTCTCCTCAAGCTAGTCGGTGTGGATTCGGAAGCGGACGCGGAAAAATTGCGCGAGCAGTACATCTACGTGACGCGCGAAAATGCCGTTCCGCTCAAGCCGAATCAAGTTTACCTCTATCAAACGATTGGAATGCGCGTCGTCACAGTTCAAGGGCAAGACCTCGGCGAGGTGGTGGATATTCTCGACACGCCCGCGCACGATGTGTACGTCGTACACGATGGCGCGCGCGAAATTCTCATCCCCGCCGTGCCCGAGTTCATTCGCGAAATCAACCTCGAAAGCAAACGTCTCGTGGTTAAGTTGATTGACGGTTTGCTCGATTTGTAGAGATAATCTTGCGGAGGTCCGATGGGTTTCCGCGAAGCACCCCTCTTCAGGTCTGCCGTCGTAACAATCTCGTCACACGCATTGACAATCGTTCTGCTTGCGTTTATAATCGCGCCAAACATCGCCCCCAAGGAAGGAGGTGATTCTCCCCGCTAATCGCATCTATGAGCCTGGCACCGCTCGACGATTCCCACAAATTCGAAACTTTTGGAGGAGAAGTAAGATGCGTTCGAAATTTCAGATGCTAGGGATTATTGCGCTGTTGGCATTCATTCTGGTCGCGTGCGCCGCGCCGACGCCTACCGCGGTCCCGGCGACCGCAGTTCCCGCGCCGACCAAAGCGCCCGCCGCGGCTGAACCGACCAAAGCCCCCGCCGCAACAACTGCGCCTGCCGCGACCAAAGCACCCGAAGCGACCAAGCCCCCCGCCCCAACGACTGTGCCGACCCCTGCCGCACCCGCGCCCAAACGCGGCGGCAAAGTGACGATGGCAGTCTGGCAATCGCCGATTACGCTTAACACGTTGCTTGGTACGCAAACCGTGATGGACGAAGTCCTCGTCTTTCTGCAAGAGGGCTTGTCCAAGGTCGAACCCGACGGCAAACGCGTTCCGGCGCTGGCGAAAGAAATTCCAACCGTTCAAAACGGCGGTGTGAGCGCGGACGGTAAAACCGTGACGTGGAAACTCAAAGAAGGTTTGGTGTATTCGGATGGTAAACCGGTCACTTGCGCAGATTTTCAATTCACATTGCAAGCATGGATGACCCCGGGCGTTGGCGTCGTTTCGACGACCGGTTACCAGGATGTGGACAAGGTGGATTGCCCCGATCCCAATACCATTGTCATCCGGTTCAAGAATTTCTACGCTCCGTATCTCACACTCTTTGGCAACGATTTGCTTCCCAAGCACGCGACCGGCGATCCCAAGGATATGACAAAATGGGAATTCAATCGCAAGCCCATCGGCACCGGTCCGTTCAAGCTTGACGAGTGGGTCGCGGATTCGCACATCGTCTTGTCGCGCAATCCGAATTATCGCGAAAAAGACAAACCGTATCTCGATCAAGTCGTCATTCGCATCGTTCCCTCGTCCGAAGTCGCGATGCAATTGCTCTCCAGCGGCGAAGTGGATATTATGTGGAACAACACCGAAGCCGATTTCCCACTACTCGAAAAAATGACTGGCGTCAAAATTTCCGATCCACTGCAGATCGGTGGCGAGCGCTTGTTCCTGAATATGGCGGAGAACAAGGACCCCTCCGATCCCAAAAAACCGCACCCGATCCTGAGCGATGTCAAAGTTCGCCAAGCCATCGAGTACGGCATCAACAAACAACGCATCATTGACAAATTGCTCTTTGGCAAAGCGAAACCCGGCACGAACGAAATCAACGCGGGCTTTTTCCAATGCGCCGATTTCAAACCGCGCGGGTACGATGTCGCCCAAGCCAAGAAACTCTTGGACGAAGCGGGCTGGGTTCCCGGTTCTGACGGTATTCGCGTGGCAAAAGGTTCCAAGACCGCGCCCGATGGCACCCGCTTGCGCTTGAAATACTCGACGACCTCTGGCAACAAACTGCGCGAAGACTCCCAGGTGCTCGTCGTCGAAGATATGAAGGCAATTGGCGTTGAGTTGTACATCGAGAACGCGCCATCGTCGGTGGTGATCGGTTCGTGGGATGGCGGTTCGCCGCGTCGTCACGGCAACTTTGATATCATCATGTACACGACGAATGCCAGCATTGACCCGCACGGTCAGATGCTGAACCTGTTCTACTCGAAGAACATTCCCAGCGAAACGAACAAGGGCGGCGTGAACTATACCCGCTTTAATGATCCCCAGGTGGATTCCTTGCTCGACAAAGCCGGCGCGGAACCCGACATCAACAAGCGTCGCGATCTGTACTGCCAGGTCGCCAAGATTGGTCAGGAAACGACGAACATGATCTACCTGTACCAACGCCTCGACATGGATTCGTACCGCGATCGCTTGCTCGGCTGGGTCCCGAACGCGTGGGACAACAACGGCTGGAATGCAGATCTCTGGTCGCTCAAATAGTTCGATAGTTCGATAGTTCAAAAGTTGGATAGTTGCATCACCTACGATGTGACTATCCAACTATCCAACTATCCAACCACCCAACTATCTAACGATGACTCAATATATCATTCGCCGCATCATCCAAGCGTTACCGCTTTTACTCGTGATCAGTTTCGTCGTTTTCACATTGATGAATCTGATCCCCGGCGGTCCACTTGCCGCGTACGAAAACAATCCCAATATCACGCCCGAAGATCTCGAACGCTTGAAAAAAGAACTCGGCTTGGATGCGCCGATTCACGAACGCTACTTGAACTGGCTCTGGTCCGTCTTGCGCGGCGACTGGGGTATTTCGCTCGTCACGCGCCGTCCCGCGCTCACCGAGATCATGGAGCGACTCCCGAACACGCTATACCTCTCGCTGACCGCATTTTTCTTCGCCTTGTTGATTTCGATTCCCATTGGCATCGTCTCGGCAACGCGGCAGTACTCTTGGTTCGATCATCTCGCGACGACGATTGCCTTCCTCGGTCAGTCCATGCCCGTGTTTTGGCTTGGACTTATTCTCATTATTGTGTTTAACGCGACGTTGAAACATCCGAATGGAGGACCGCTGTTGCCGGGCGGCGGCATGTACACGATTGGCGCGGATTTTTCATTCGAAGACCGCATTACGCATTTGATTCTGCCCGCGAGTGTGTTGACCTTTTTTTCGCTCGGTACGCATATTCGCTACATGCGCGCGGGAATGTTGGACGTTTTGCACCAGGATTACATCCGCACTGCGTTTGCGAAAGGTCTGCGCGAACGCGGCGTGCTACTGCGACACGCGCTCAAAAATTCTGTTCTGCCGCTCATTACCATCATCGGTCTCGAAATTCCTGGCTTGTTTGCCGGCGCGGTGATCACCGAAACGATCTTTGCGTGGCCCGGCATGGGGCGACTCTTTTTCGCCCAGGGCATCGAGCGCGGCGATTACGCGGTGATGATGGGCATTCTGATGATGAGCGCTACGCTGATTGTGGCGTTCGGTCTTATCACCGACATTGTGTACGGTTTTCTCGATCCGCGGATCCGGTTTGATTAAATATGACTCAAGCCCAATTCTCCTCAACCGCCATCAGTTTAGACTGGTCCTCGCGCATGCGCCCGCAAGAATCCATGCGCGCGCTGATCTGGCGGCGTTTTCGTAAGCACAAGCCCGCGCTCGCCGGGCTGATCGTCATCGCGACCTTCGTTGTGCTGTGCATTGTCGTTCCGTTCCTCACCAACTACGATCCCGGCAAAACGCATCTTGACGTCATGCGCGAAGCGCCGACCGCCGAACACATCTTTGGCACCGACGAGTTGGGTCGCGATATGTTCATTCGTCTGTGGGATGGTGGGCGCATTTCGATTCTGATCGGCGTTGCGACGATGTTGATCGCGATTACAATTGGAACGCTGATTGGATCCATCGCGGGATTTTACGGCGGGAATATTGATAATGTTTTGATGCGCTTCACCGATTTTATGCTTTCGATTCCGCAATTGTTCCTGCTGTTGATTTTCGCGCAACTGCTTCGCAGTACGAACAACCCCGCTATCAGCGGCGGACCCATGCCGATCATCATTATCATCGGCATTCTCGTGTGGCCCCCCGTCGCGCGCTTGGTGCGCGGGCAGTTCCTGTCGCTCAAGGCGAAAGAGTTCGTCGAGGCGGCGAAAATGTCCGGCGCGCGCAACTTTCGCATCATCCTGCGCCACATCTTGCCCAACGCCGCCAGTCCGATCATCGTCGCCGCGACGCTGCGCGTTGGCGCGGCGATCATCACTGAATCCACGCTCAGTTTTCTCGGCTTTGGCGTGCAACCGCCGACCGCGACCTGGGGCAACATGCTCAAGAACGCGCAAGCACAAATGACCTACGCACCCTGGACTGCCATCTTTCCTGGTCTCGCGATTTTGTTCACCGTGCTCTCGCTCAACTACATCGGCGATGGACTGCGCGACGCGCTCGATCCGCATCATGTAGAATGACACATAGATAGGGAGACCGGTAAACAGGTAGACAGGAGACGACTTGTCTACCTGTTTTACTTGTCTACTTGTTTACTTGAATTAAAAATGGAGAAACTATGAATTGGCAAACCATCGTTCACGAAACAACCACGCTCTTGCAAGACCTGATCCGCTTTGACACGACGAATCTACCCGGCAACGAGACGCCGTGCATTGAGCATATCGCGCGTGTGCTCAATCGCGATGGCGTTGAATCCCAGGTATTCGAGTCTGCGCCGGGACGCGGCAATCTCGTCGCGCGATTGCAAGGCGATGGCTCACTACCGCCGCTGCTTTTGATGGGACATGTGGATGTCGTGACCGCTGAAGCCGACAAGTGGCATCGCGCGCCCTTCTCCGGCGATTTGGTGGACGGGATTGTGTGGGGACGCGGCGCGACGGACATGAAGCAAATGGTCGCGATGGAATTGATGGTGTTCCTGCTCGCCAAGCGCAACAGCATTCCGCTGAAACGCGATTTGATTTTCATGGCGAACGCCGACGAAGAAGTCGGCGGGCGGATGGGCGCGGGGTGGATGGCGGCGCATCATCCGGATTTGATTCGCGCCGAGTACGCGATCAACGAAGGCGGACCGACGAGTATCGTGCTCGACGACAAGGTGTTTTACGTTTGCTCGACTGCCGAAAAAGGTTCCGCGCGTTTTACGATTCGCACGCGTGGCAAACCGGGTCACGCCTCGCAACCGCACCAAGACCATTCGATTTTGTACTTGGCGCGCGCACTCACGAAACTGATCGAAACGCCGTTGCCGTTGCGTGTATGCAAATCTGCGCGCGGTCACATCGAAGCGATGGCGCGCGGCGTGGATGGCGCGACGCGCGCCAATTTGCTCGGCTTGCTTGACGAGCGGACGAACGCGCAATCGCTCGCGGCATTGCCGTTGCCCGAAACGCAAAAGCGCCGCTTGAATGCCGCGCTCCACAACACCGCCGTACCGACGATTCTCAAAGCCGGGTCGAAAATCAATGTGATTCCCGGGGAAGCAGAATGCCAGGTGGATTGTCGCGTTTTGCCCAGCACGACGCCCGAATCGCTCGAACAGGAATTGCGCGCGGTGCTTGGCAACGACATCGAACTCGAATTCACGCCGTTCTCGCCCGCGCTCGAATCCGATCCAGACTCGCCACTGTTTGAGACGATTCGTCGCGTCGTCGAAGAACACGAACCAGGCGCGACGCTTGTCCCAGGTCTCATCACCGGTGGTACGGACGCGAAGAGTCTGACGACACTGGGAACCAAGGTGCTCGGCTTTGTGCCGATGCGCTACGAAGGTCCCGATATGACCGGTCTCGCGCACAACCACAACGAGCGTGTCAGCGTGGCGAATCTCGAATTCGGTGCGCGTGTGTTGTGGGATGTGGTTGCGCGATTCTGTGCATCAGGTAGTTGGTAATTGGTAAATAGTAATTACCAATTACCCTCTACCCTTTACATTTCCGGAGAACTCATGGACATTAGTACCTTCGACAAACAACTCATCGCCAATGCCTGGACGAGTCGCGACCTCTATGCCAACCTGGAAACGCTGTGCGATTTTGGTAGCCGCTTTGCCGGCTCGCCGAGTGAAGCGCAAGCGCGCGATTTCATTCAGGAAAAATTTCATCAGTACGGTTTGAAACGTGTCTGCCTCGAACCGTTCGACTACCTGGGTTGGTGGCGCGGTACGTGCGCGTTGTGTGTCACCTCACCCACCGCGCGCACATTCGACGCGATCTCGCTGGTGTATTCGCCTTCGACACCGGCGAATGGCATCACCGCGCCGATTGTAGACGTGGGCATGGGTACGGAAAAGGAGTACGCCGCGAAAAAAGGGATGCTCGCCGGAAAAATCGTCGTGTGTTCGAGCGCGAATCCGGAAGATGGACGCGCACCGCATCGCCGCGAAAAGTACGGCTGGGCGGTAGACGCGGGCGCGGTTGGTTTCATCTACGCGCGCCATTTGCCGGGCGGTTTGCCGGAAACCGGGTCGTTACGCGCCGGACGTCTCGGCGAAATCCCGGCGATTGCCGTCTCATTTGAAACGGGGTCGGCGCTCAAGCGATTGATCGGCAAAGGCGAAACGGTGGTTACGCTGGACGCGCAGAACGAATCGCGTCCGACGACCGCGTATCACGTCATTGGCGAGGTGCCGGGAACAACGGACGAGGTGATCGTCGTCGGCGCGCATTACGACGGGCACGACATTTCGCAAGGTGCGAACGACGATGCGACCGGCACGTGCCTCGTGCTCGAACTCGCGCGCTTGTTCGCGCCGCTCGCGGGTCAACTCAAACGCACGATTCGCTTTATCGCGTTCGCGTGCGAGGAACTCGGCGTGCTCGGCTCGACCGAGTACGTCAAGCAACATCGCGACGAGATGAAGAACGTCGCGTTCATGATGAATCTCGATAGCGGTGTGGGCGACGGACCGAAAGGGTTTACCTTTAGCGGGCTGGACGATGTGGAAACATTTTTGAAGAATGTCGCGCAAGACACGCGCTATGCGTTGCGCTTGCGCGAGAAAATCGAAACCGCGTCCGATCATTTTCCATTTTTCATGGAAGGCGTGCCCGCCGTGATGATGCTTGCCAAACCGAGCGACCGCGCGATGGGTCGTGGTTTCGGTCACACGCCGATGGACACGCTCGACAAGGTGAACGAGCGCGATATGCACGAGTGTGCGATGGTTGCCGCGCGCGTATTGTTGCGTGTCGCGCAGGACGACCGCGCGTACCCGCGCCATCGCACGCCGGACGAGATCAAACAAATTCTGATCGCGCAAGAATTGCAAGACGCGCTCAAAGCACAAGGCAAGTGGAGATTCGAGTAAGACGTTGGATCGCGAAACTCGCGAAAGCGTGTGAAAACCGCGAAAGGATTTGCATGCCATGCCGCAACCATCCAAGCATCAATTTGAACCGCTGTCGTACAAGGTGATTGGCGTGTGTATTGATGTGCAAAAGCAACTGGGTTTGCACTGTATGGAAGTGGATTATCAACGCGCACTCGAACTCGCCTTGCCCCAGTTCGGCGTCCAGTGCGCGCGCGAAGTTGAGATTCCGATTGTGTATGCCGGTATCATTGTGACCAAACGCCGCGTTGATTTCAAATGCTGGGATGAACGCGACGAATTGCTCTTGGAATCCAAAGCGGCGCAAGCAATTCGCCCGGACGATGCA encodes:
- the ffh gene encoding signal recognition particle protein — protein: MFDNLTEKLNAVFKKLSGKGKLSEADVDAALREVRLALLEADVNFKVVKDFLTRVRERAVGVEVMQSLSPAQMVVKIVNEELVKTLGEPAKIDLSGQPPHVVMLIGLQGAGKTTMAAKLALHLRKHQQKPLLVAADTRRPAAIQQLQTLGKQLDIPVHAEPNTVPPPMICANAVKHANDGAYSVVLLDTAGRLHIDDELMHELEEVKNKTKPQEVLLVVDAMTGQEAVRVADEFNKRVGLTGLILTKVDGDARGGAALSVRSVTGVPIKYLGVGEKTDALEQFFPDRLASRILGMGDVLTLIEKAQENLDQDQARQAAEKLLKAEFNFEDFLSQLQQIKKMGPISQLLGMVPGLNQVTKDLPAEVTDTQMKRIEAIINSMTRQERQHPDILNGSRRKRIATGSGTSVQEVNQLMSQFKQMQRMMQQLKSGKTRGMFPGFPGLGI
- a CDS encoding ABC transporter permease is translated as MTQYIIRRIIQALPLLLVISFVVFTLMNLIPGGPLAAYENNPNITPEDLERLKKELGLDAPIHERYLNWLWSVLRGDWGISLVTRRPALTEIMERLPNTLYLSLTAFFFALLISIPIGIVSATRQYSWFDHLATTIAFLGQSMPVFWLGLILIIVFNATLKHPNGGPLLPGGGMYTIGADFSFEDRITHLILPASVLTFFSLGTHIRYMRAGMLDVLHQDYIRTAFAKGLRERGVLLRHALKNSVLPLITIIGLEIPGLFAGAVITETIFAWPGMGRLFFAQGIERGDYAVMMGILMMSATLIVAFGLITDIVYGFLDPRIRFD
- a CDS encoding M20/M25/M40 family metallo-hydrolase — encoded protein: MNWQTIVHETTTLLQDLIRFDTTNLPGNETPCIEHIARVLNRDGVESQVFESAPGRGNLVARLQGDGSLPPLLLMGHVDVVTAEADKWHRAPFSGDLVDGIVWGRGATDMKQMVAMELMVFLLAKRNSIPLKRDLIFMANADEEVGGRMGAGWMAAHHPDLIRAEYAINEGGPTSIVLDDKVFYVCSTAEKGSARFTIRTRGKPGHASQPHQDHSILYLARALTKLIETPLPLRVCKSARGHIEAMARGVDGATRANLLGLLDERTNAQSLAALPLPETQKRRLNAALHNTAVPTILKAGSKINVIPGEAECQVDCRVLPSTTPESLEQELRAVLGNDIELEFTPFSPALESDPDSPLFETIRRVVEEHEPGATLVPGLITGGTDAKSLTTLGTKVLGFVPMRYEGPDMTGLAHNHNERVSVANLEFGARVLWDVVARFCASGSW
- a CDS encoding type II toxin-antitoxin system HicB family antitoxin, with the translated sequence MQAVIYPGDAQGYVGECLDLAVITQGKTLDETVQNLREAIQLHLEGEDLSELGLAPNLPLLITFEMEPVYA
- a CDS encoding GxxExxY protein is translated as MPQPSKHQFEPLSYKVIGVCIDVQKQLGLHCMEVDYQRALELALPQFGVQCAREVEIPIVYAGIIVTKRRVDFKCWDERDELLLESKAAQAIRPDDAEQCLLYITKANQKLDLPVNFGEKPLRPRRFVNTPPETAR
- the rimM gene encoding 16S rRNA processing protein RimM, with amino-acid sequence MTDAPLLLTIGRVLKPWSYRGELKIEVLSDFPDRFASLREVFLGDDAKSFQVERAHQHGKFILLKLVGVDSEADAEKLREQYIYVTRENAVPLKPNQVYLYQTIGMRVVTVQGQDLGEVVDILDTPAHDVYVVHDGAREILIPAVPEFIREINLESKRLVVKLIDGLLDL
- a CDS encoding type II toxin-antitoxin system HicA family toxin, whose protein sequence is MRRMIATGEKQTLTIPRHRELATGTLRAILRQASRYVSSDELRPHFYAD
- a CDS encoding KH domain-containing protein translates to MNLQVLVAFIAKTLVEHPDQVDVRMNEKNGSIALELYVAQGDMGRVIGKSGRIANAMRTLVRVAAAREGKRVMLDVITRAGEA
- the rpsP gene encoding 30S ribosomal protein S16, coding for MSVKIRLSRYGAKKQPTYRVVIAEERSKRDGRIVESIGHYDPRSQPPTIQLNEARAKYWLGVGARPTDAVGVLLKHANISDKYVKTRTARKPRAAVKAEAKS
- a CDS encoding ABC transporter permease → MRPQESMRALIWRRFRKHKPALAGLIVIATFVVLCIVVPFLTNYDPGKTHLDVMREAPTAEHIFGTDELGRDMFIRLWDGGRISILIGVATMLIAITIGTLIGSIAGFYGGNIDNVLMRFTDFMLSIPQLFLLLIFAQLLRSTNNPAISGGPMPIIIIIGILVWPPVARLVRGQFLSLKAKEFVEAAKMSGARNFRIILRHILPNAASPIIVAATLRVGAAIITESTLSFLGFGVQPPTATWGNMLKNAQAQMTYAPWTAIFPGLAILFTVLSLNYIGDGLRDALDPHHVE
- a CDS encoding M20/M25/M40 family metallo-hydrolase, producing the protein MDISTFDKQLIANAWTSRDLYANLETLCDFGSRFAGSPSEAQARDFIQEKFHQYGLKRVCLEPFDYLGWWRGTCALCVTSPTARTFDAISLVYSPSTPANGITAPIVDVGMGTEKEYAAKKGMLAGKIVVCSSANPEDGRAPHRREKYGWAVDAGAVGFIYARHLPGGLPETGSLRAGRLGEIPAIAVSFETGSALKRLIGKGETVVTLDAQNESRPTTAYHVIGEVPGTTDEVIVVGAHYDGHDISQGANDDATGTCLVLELARLFAPLAGQLKRTIRFIAFACEELGVLGSTEYVKQHRDEMKNVAFMMNLDSGVGDGPKGFTFSGLDDVETFLKNVAQDTRYALRLREKIETASDHFPFFMEGVPAVMMLAKPSDRAMGRGFGHTPMDTLDKVNERDMHECAMVAARVLLRVAQDDRAYPRHRTPDEIKQILIAQELQDALKAQGKWRFE
- a CDS encoding peptide ABC transporter substrate-binding protein, yielding MRSKFQMLGIIALLAFILVACAAPTPTAVPATAVPAPTKAPAAAEPTKAPAATTAPAATKAPEATKPPAPTTVPTPAAPAPKRGGKVTMAVWQSPITLNTLLGTQTVMDEVLVFLQEGLSKVEPDGKRVPALAKEIPTVQNGGVSADGKTVTWKLKEGLVYSDGKPVTCADFQFTLQAWMTPGVGVVSTTGYQDVDKVDCPDPNTIVIRFKNFYAPYLTLFGNDLLPKHATGDPKDMTKWEFNRKPIGTGPFKLDEWVADSHIVLSRNPNYREKDKPYLDQVVIRIVPSSEVAMQLLSSGEVDIMWNNTEADFPLLEKMTGVKISDPLQIGGERLFLNMAENKDPSDPKKPHPILSDVKVRQAIEYGINKQRIIDKLLFGKAKPGTNEINAGFFQCADFKPRGYDVAQAKKLLDEAGWVPGSDGIRVAKGSKTAPDGTRLRLKYSTTSGNKLREDSQVLVVEDMKAIGVELYIENAPSSVVIGSWDGGSPRRHGNFDIIMYTTNASIDPHGQMLNLFYSKNIPSETNKGGVNYTRFNDPQVDSLLDKAGAEPDINKRRDLYCQVAKIGQETTNMIYLYQRLDMDSYRDRLLGWVPNAWDNNGWNADLWSLK